The following are from one region of the Fusarium verticillioides 7600 chromosome 1, whole genome shotgun sequence genome:
- a CDS encoding benzodiazapine receptor has translation MTTYIPALTLPDAVFLKPALSVLLPIGLGTAVGFSATQTQKTYLALKKPSVQPPPWLFGPVWTVLYGLMGYAAYRVADIGLSPFSGPETIVNTRRAMTLYSIQLGLNLIWTPLFFGLYRPIEASVDIVTLFGVNGYLTYLYSSIDSVAAWSQVPYLAWLGFATYLCTTIGHLNNWDLKAKEAKDE, from the exons atgactacATATATTCCCGCGCTCACACTGCCCGACGCGGTGTTCCTGAAGCCCGCCCTATCCGTCTTGCTGCCCATTGGCCTTGGGACAGCCGTTGGCTTCAGTGCCACCC AGACTCAGAAGACCTATctggctctcaagaagcctTCGGTTCAACCTCCGCCATGGCTGTTTGGCCCTGTCTGGACCGTCCTCTACGG tctcatgGGTTATGCCGCCTACCGAGTTGCTGACATTGGCCTTTCTCCATTCTCAGGCCCTGAGACTATCGTGAACACTCGACGTGCAATGACGCTCTACTCCATTCAACTCGGCCTCAACCTTATTTGGACCcccctcttcttcggcctgTATCGACCAATTGAGGCGTCGGTTGATATTGTCACCCTGTTCGGCGTCAATGGCTACCTAACTTACCTCTACAGCTCTATTGATTCTGTTGCTGCGTGGAGTCAAGTTCCCTACCTCGCCTGGCTCGGCTTTGCGACCTATCTATGCACTACCATCGGTCATTTGAACAACTGGGacttgaaggccaaggaggcaAAGGACGAATAA
- a CDS encoding cell division control protein 6 produces MARATLGKRARGIDETDMPCPVATPTKRSRRLAKTVSYNDENQNPAYSPFDDDEEDDILAELPARNQKSPSQASTKQNPVTPSTPRHRDALSVPPTTPRHAVMSAGKLFKRLTPQTPLSPSTIQTIYHSARQLFARGAEPGQLIGRDAERNQLLEFLGRCSSPTPNGCLYVSGPPGTGKSAMISEISRQFVNHKGVMSAYVNCMSVKSSKDLYTTLLGALGQGFDSSEADAISSLQAMFVPKTQSATVYLVTLDEIDHILTMGLESLYRVFEWSLQRNSCLILVGIANALDLTDRFLPRLKAKNLKPDLLPFLPYTAAQVKNIITTRLRSLMPADGKEGYVPFIHPAAIELCSRKVSSQTGDLRKAFEICRRALDLIETETRQKYEEEAREELLQMTPSKRPLGENINGASGGSKTMFQLMANSLKALTAETAPRASIGHLNKITAAAFSNGTTQRLKALNLQQKAALCALIAYEKRTRAAAKMTNNGATPSKKKFLAPTIKTLFDAYCQLCTRDSVLHPLSSSEFREVAGSLETLGLVNASDGKSGSLAAPQTPSKRGRKILAASGDERRITSCVAEKEIESVADGAGAGILKSILSGEALD; encoded by the exons ATGGCTCGAGCAACACTAGGAAAGAGAGCCCGCGGCATTGATGAAACTG ATATGCCCTGCCCGGTGGCTACTCCTACGAAACGAAGTCGCCGCCTTGCAAAGACTGTTTCATACAACGACGAGAACCAAAATCCTGCATACTCTCcctttgacgatgatgaagaagacgacatATTGGCTGAGCTCCCTGCTCGGAACCAAAAGTCTCCCTCACAAGCATCCACAAAGCAGAATCCTGTTACACCCTCGACACCCCGACATCGAGATGCACTTTCGGTGCCTCCTACTACGCCTCGGCATGCTGTCATGTCGGCAGGCAAACTCTTCAAGCGACTCACACCACAAACACCACTCTCACCAAGCACCATTCAAACCATTTACCATTCAGCACGACAATTGTTTGCCCGTGGAGCTGAGCCTGGCCAACTTATCGGTCGGGATGCGGAACGAAATCAGTTATTGGAATTCCTCGGACGATGCTCTTCCCCTACCCCCAACGGTTGCCTTTATGTGAGCGGTCCGCCAGGCACGGGCAAAAGTGCCATGATTTCCGAGATAAGTCGACAGTTTGTCAACCACAAAGGTGTCATGTCTGCATACGTCAACTGCATGAGTGTCAAATCTTCCAAAGATCTCTACACCACACTTCTCGGCGCACTTGGCCAAGGTTTCGACTCTTCCGAAGCAGATGCGATTTCGAGCTTGCAAGCTATGTTTGTGCCCAAGACGCAGTCGGCAACCGTCTATCTTGTGACCCTGGATGAGATCGACCATATTTTAACGATGGGCCTGGAAAGTCTGTATCGCGTGTTTGAATGGTCGCTACAAAGAAACTCATGCCTGATTCTTGTCGGTATTGCCAACGCCCTAGACTTGACTGATCGTTTCCTTCCTCGactcaaggccaagaaccTGAAGCCTGATCTCCTGCCATTCCTGCCCTATACCGCAGCCCAGGTCAAGAACATTATCACCACGAGACTTAGGTCCCTGATGCCGGCTGATGGAAAGGAGGGTTACGTGCCATTCATTCACCCTGCTGCTATTGAACTCTGCTCCCGCAAGGTTTCGAGTCAGACTGGGGACCTTCGCAAAGCCTTCGAGATCTGTCGCCGTGCACTTGACTTAATCGAGACCGAAACTCGTCAGAAGtacgaggaagaagcgagGGAAGAACTTCTGCAGATGACCCCTTCGAAACGACCTCTTGGGGAAAACATCAACGGCGCATCCGGTGGCTCAAAGACCATGTTTCAGTTAATGGCGAATTCTTTGAAGGCTCTTACAGCAGAAACTGCGCCCCGAGCATCGATTGGGCATCTGAACAAAatcacagcagcagctttcAGCAACGGAACGACCCAACGACTCAAGGCACTTAACCTCCAGCAGAAGGCAGCACTCTGTGCCTTGATAGCTTATGAGAAACGAACTCGAGCTGCTGCTAAGATGACCAACAACGGCGCCACAccttccaagaagaagttttTGGCACCGACTATCAAGACTTTATTCGATGCTTACTGTCAGCTCTGTACCCGCGATTCGGTTCTGCACCCTTTATCGAGTTCTGAATTCCGCGAGGTTGCCGGCAGTCTTGAAACATTGGGGTTAGTCAACGCATCCGATGGAAAGAGCGGAAGCCTTGCCGCACCACAAACACCCAGCAAGCGAGGTCGCAAGATTCTTGCCGCAAGTGGAGATGAGCGGAGAATCACGAGCTGTGTTGCAGAAAAAGAGATCGAATCTGTCGCCGACGGCGCTGGCGCAGGCATCCTAAAAAGCATTTTGAGTGGAGAAGCATTGGATTAG